The Deltaproteobacteria bacterium DNA segment GCATGGCTTCAAACTCCACATCCCACCCTGAAGGAAAGGGCATCTCATTCATCTGTGAAGCCTGTTCACTGATGAAAAAGAGTCCTGCTTCGAGTCTCCGGGTCAGGCCCGCCTTTTTTAAAGCCAGGGCGTACATCTTGAGCTGAGGCCAGTATTGCTTTGGTTCAGGCTGAAAGGTGTACTTGTAATCCACCAGCCGGGCCAGGCCCTCAGGCGTGACGTAAAAAAGGTCCATCTCGCCGCTCAAGGTCATCTTCGGCCCTTTTGGTTTTTCCGGTTCAATCCGCATTAGAAAAGGCATCTCGCGCCTGACAAGACCTCCCCGGGAACGCATCAGGTCCTGGCCCCAGGCGCTGCTCATGAAACCCAGGGCCATGCGGGCCAGGGCCTTAAGCTCCCCGGCCTCGGGCCTTGCCTCTTCCCTTTCACCGGCTCGCACGGCTAAATCCATCAGGGCGGCCAGATCAGGGAGGTGATCGAGGTCTATGATTTCTAAGAGCCGGTGCAGGATGTTGCCTTTCTGCTGCGGGTTCAGACCGGCCCGAGGAGATTCAAGGAAAGTCGCTTCGCCTTGATCAGGAAGTCCTAACACTTTTTCCAGATAATATTTTCGCGGGCAGTTCAGAAAGTTCGTCAGATCGGTGACATTTATGGTGATGAGGCCGGGCAGGGTCTTATCGCGCCTGATGGCCCTGGACAGGACGTTCAGGGCCTCCGGGCCGGGTTCAGGCAGACGGGCCAAAGCGCCTTCTGGCTGTTCAGACACAGCCTCCCCTGGTTCCGCAGCCCTTGAAATGGAAATCTTGCCGATCAATTCCGGCCTTTGGTCGGCGAAGTCGTTCAATCTCGCGAGCCAGGAAGTTGTGTCGTTGTTGCTCTTAAGATTGCCTGAAAAGACCAGGTAGTCTTGGGCCCGGGTCGCGGCCACATAGAGAAGGCGGAGATATTCAGCATCCTCCCTGGCCTGCTCCGCCTCCTGGAGGCGCTGGTAATCGCCTGACAAGCGCTTCTCGTCTGTCAATGGATCTTTGAACCGGAGGCCAAAGGTGTTTGGGCCAAAGGCCAGGGGTTTGCCTGCCCGGGGCGTTTTGTACCCGGCGTCTGGCACGAAGACCACCGGGAACTCTAGCCCCTTGGCCTGGTGGATGGTCATGATCTGCACGGCCTCCATGCCTTCCATCTTTAACTGCGCCTCTGGATCAGTGCCTTGATCTTCGAGACGGTTTTTCAGAAAGCGGGCCAGTTCGCGGGGTGAATAAAGGTCCTGGAGCGGAAAACGGCGGGTGATTTCAATGAAGCGCTGCACGTTGGCCACCTTCTGCTCGCCCTGATACTGGGCCAGAAGCACGGCCAGGTAGTCGGTTTCTTCAATGGCCTCTTCGATCAGTTCAGCCGGGAAGGCGCTCCCGGCCCCCTGACTCAGCCTGGCCAGCACCTCCTGAATTCGATCCAGGGCCGCAACCTGGGCCGCTTCAAGCCCTGGCGGCCAGGGCGGGGCTTCAAGGCCAAAGTAGTCCGCGAGGCGGCGCGGCTCAAGCCCGCCGGGCGGAAAAACAAGCCGGGTCAGGGTTTCATCGCTCACGCCCGCCAGGGGCGAACGCAAGACACCCAGCAGGGCGGTCCCGTCCAGCGGGTGGGCGAGGCAGAGTACAAGGTTGATCAGGTCCCAGATTTCCTGGCACTCGTAAAATCCTCGCCCGCGGACCGTGTAATAAGGGAGATCGGCCCGGCGCAGCGCCTGCTCATAGGCCTTGAGATGAGTGAAGCGCCG contains these protein-coding regions:
- a CDS encoding UvrD-helicase domain-containing protein, translating into MSGPVIRWTRDQKEVFAFTENLCVLAGAGTGKTMTLVEFVLRLLSGEIKGVEGLELSHILALTYTEKAAQEMRNRLRLAVNEKIREAGTEPVQREFWIRQRRTLDRAQISTIHSFCLHLLRQYALQAGLDQDFHLEDQITDLENETVRETLLDLIEARDSDLLTLLDYFPWMSLGRGIGVGDFMADLVDRARTLGSAPEPAEAEPISLDDQVQALTEAARIINDLIQAKELTPQKSYYQKLAGFASAVRDLTRRDQPAEEILSNLNRIKKFLKKDWYVARKAKKLANAAVEALETEQASRQARPLKQSLMGLAERFDQSFEQAKANRFALDFNDLLLKAREILDHNPEVRNALKRRFKVVLVDEFQDTNRLQADILAYLLEPPGQAELPVRTPAYKGLKKARRRLIIFGDPKQSIYRFRGAEVDVFQSMKRSLKRVNLEKNFRSQKRLIEFFNAFFQQVMPEASGLADDVNDYVATYGPEDRQEWRRKDLAAAPAVEILEFEPGKNMQENRRNEAEALAARIKDILSARAGVLVSDEGRSPGPGDLTILLRRFTHLKAYEQALRRADLPYYTVRGRGFYECQEIWDLINLVLCLAHPLDGTALLGVLRSPLAGVSDETLTRLVFPPGGLEPRRLADYFGLEAPPWPPGLEAAQVAALDRIQEVLARLSQGAGSAFPAELIEEAIEETDYLAVLLAQYQGEQKVANVQRFIEITRRFPLQDLYSPRELARFLKNRLEDQGTDPEAQLKMEGMEAVQIMTIHQAKGLEFPVVFVPDAGYKTPRAGKPLAFGPNTFGLRFKDPLTDEKRLSGDYQRLQEAEQAREDAEYLRLLYVAATRAQDYLVFSGNLKSNNDTTSWLARLNDFADQRPELIGKISISRAAEPGEAVSEQPEGALARLPEPGPEALNVLSRAIRRDKTLPGLITINVTDLTNFLNCPRKYYLEKVLGLPDQGEATFLESPRAGLNPQQKGNILHRLLEIIDLDHLPDLAALMDLAVRAGEREEARPEAGELKALARMALGFMSSAWGQDLMRSRGGLVRREMPFLMRIEPEKPKGPKMTLSGEMDLFYVTPEGLARLVDYKYTFQPEPKQYWPQLKMYALALKKAGLTRRLEAGLFFISEQASQMNEMPFPSGWDVEFEAMLKRAAAELARLMIPDPIEPDPPALCPDSGCGLKYACLVD